The sequence GCTCCTTCATCGTCGCGGTCGACAAAGTTCTGTCGATTCGTGGGCGTATGATTTTGATAGGTGAAGAGGAAATTCCCATCGGGAGTAGCTATGAAAAAGATTTTTTTAGCCTGTTTATGAAATAGGACTTCTGTGGAGAGCCGTGCCACAGTTAACAGGTGTAGCATCAGTAACCTTGGTACTGCTCTCCACAAAAGTCCAGCAACATACCCCAGTAATTCAGTCCGTTCAATAACAAAAATACCCATTCACCCCTATTAACAGCCTCTTTACCCCTAAGACCAGACTTTAGTGAAACATGCAGGCAGGCTACCGTGTAAAATAATTTAAACCCGGTTTACCTGAGTGAATAGACTACATATATATTATGAAAAGGAATCTCTTGAATATTGTCGTCCTAAGCTTGCTGATTAGCAGTAGTTTAGTTACGATAGAGTCCTGTAATACGCCTGACAACTCAAGTTCCGTTACGCCTACTTCAGCGACTGTCAGTGCCTTGAGCTGCGGTTCTGCCACGTTCTCGGCTTCTGCCGTTAGTGGCACGACTTTTACCGGAACGGCTACGGTTCCTTATACAGGGGGTAATGGAATCACCTATTCCGCAGGTAGCGCCGTTGCATCAACGGGCGTAACCGGTCTGAATGCTACTCTGCAGGCGGGAACCCTGGCCAGCGGAGCCGGTAACCTGTCCTACGCGATCAGCGGTACGCCATCGGGAAGTGGTACGGCTACGTTCGCACTCAGTTTTGGCGGGCAGAGTTGCAGTCTGGCTCTAACAGTGAGCGGAACCAGTTCTGGTACCACGACAACGACCAACTCCAGTACCATCACCACTGCTCTATCAACAACGGCGACATCGACTACCTGTACATCTACGGGTGTAGCTCAGATCGTCTGCCTGACCGAAGCCTTCAAGGCTACGCTAAGCAGTACCCAGTTAGCCACCACTCAACTAACCTACTCAAAGGCCAACGCCCAAAAATGGTCCAATCTGCCAGCAGGTCTTTCTGCCCGAATCGGTATCAATCTAGGGGCACTCAACGCAACACAACTTGCCGCTTTTCGCAACCTGTTGGTAGCAGTTCTGGCTCAGAATGTCACGAATGAAGGCTACGATGAACTGATCGGTAACCTGGTGGCTGATGATTACCTCAACACCATCGGCGGAGGTTCTGACTACGGGGCTGGCAACTATTATCTCTCCATTCTGGGTACGCCCAGCACGACTGGTTTATGGTCGATTCTGTTTACGGGTCACCATTACACCCAGCCGTACACCTTCAATGCCGGGGCCATCACCGGGGTGACACCTGCCTTCCGGGGTGTCGAGCCCCAGGCGGCCGTGACCGCAGCTAACCGGACCTACCAAGCTTTTGAACAGGAGCGGGTGGCCTTTGCAGCTATGCTAACGGGCTTGAGTACCGCTGAACAAACGACAGCCAAGTTGTCGGGTACGTTCTCCGACTTAGTGCTGGGGCCGGGTCAGGATAGTAAGTTTCCGACGACAAAGGTGGGCTTACAGGTAGGCACTTTAA comes from Spirosoma aureum and encodes:
- a CDS encoding DUF3500 domain-containing protein — translated: MKRNLLNIVVLSLLISSSLVTIESCNTPDNSSSVTPTSATVSALSCGSATFSASAVSGTTFTGTATVPYTGGNGITYSAGSAVASTGVTGLNATLQAGTLASGAGNLSYAISGTPSGSGTATFALSFGGQSCSLALTVSGTSSGTTTTTNSSTITTALSTTATSTTCTSTGVAQIVCLTEAFKATLSSTQLATTQLTYSKANAQKWSNLPAGLSARIGINLGALNATQLAAFRNLLVAVLAQNVTNEGYDELIGNLVADDYLNTIGGGSDYGAGNYYLSILGTPSTTGLWSILFTGHHYTQPYTFNAGAITGVTPAFRGVEPQAAVTAANRTYQAFEQERVAFAAMLTGLSTAEQTTAKLSGTFSDLVLGPGQDSKFPTTKVGLQVGTLSSDKQALVLNAIKLYVNDLDATTAATILAKYTSELANTYIAYSGTTAVGSQNDYVRIDGPSVWIEFSYQGGVIIKNTPHSHSVWRDHTSDYGGN